The sequence TGATAAGCTAAAATGGGATCTGGGTCTTCCTCATGATTATGTTAAGACTCTTTTGGCCGATTACCCTGATTATTTTGATGTTTGTAGCATCGAAGATCCATCATCCGGAAAAGAAATGCTTGCTTTAGAGCTTGTTTCTTGGAGAAAAGAGCTCTCTGTCTCTGACTTGGAGAAGAGGGCAATGAGCTTGGACTATTGTGGAGACAAAAGAAGACATGATATTTCATTTCCCATGTTTTATCCAAAAGGTTTTGATCTTGAAAAGAGAGTGAAGAGTTGGGTTGAGAATTGGCAAAAATTACCTTATATTTCCCCATATGAAGATGCATTTCATCTTGATCTAAGTAGTGACCTGGCAGAGAAGTGGATAGTGGCAATTTTGCATGAGTTGCTCTGTCTTCTAGTGTCAAAGAAGACAGAGCGAGGGAACTTACTTTGTTATGGAGAGTGTTTGGGGTTGGACTCAAGATTTAAGAAGGCTTTGGTTCATCACCCTGGCATATTTTACATTTCCAATAAGATTAGGACTCAGACAGTTGTGCTTAGGGAAGCTTATAGAAAGGATGTCTTGATTAGGAAGCATCCATTAATGGGTATGAGATTTAGGTACATTCACCTCATGACTAAGACTCAGAAACATCATAGACAAGTTGAGTTGAAGGATAATTCACAGATTGAAGCTTAGCTATTGAATCTAAAGTAGTCATTGATTGCAATTTGCAAATTTGCACTTCACTTGGCTGTGATTGTAGCAGGAAAGTTAAATGTAGTTGGTGTAAGGATTGGCTGCTTTTGTATCCTATGATTATTGCAATTAAGTTTCTTGGCAATTTAAGGCCTTCCTTTCAACACCCCATCAAGTACGAATATAAAAGATGTGTTCCTATGAAAGATGTTGCTTTCAACTTTGAGTTCAGTTGTATAAACTTTATGTTCTTAATATTTATACATTTTTCTAAATATGTAAATCTTGCAATTTTGCATTAGTTGACACTAATTCTACACCAGTCACAAACTTGTAATGAAGAGCAAGTTGGGTAGGGTATCAAATGCTCATGGAACATATGGTAACTTTCTTTGCAGTTTCAGGTTGGTTTTAAATTTCAACCATTCAAAATGCCTTGTTAAGATTTGTTCTTTTGAAAGACATTGATTTCCAGTTCAGGATCAACTTGCATGGATTTGACTTCTATAATATTTATGCAACTTTAGTTGACACTAATACTACAATAAACAAGTGTTACTTTGAACACCCCATCAAATGTTTGGAACTTAGGAGACCTGATTTTAAGTTTCTTTGCAATTTCAGTGTTGCTACCAACACCCAATCAAATGTTCAATagtaatttcttgttctttttggTTATCACATGAAGACAGCGTAGTCATTTTAAACTAGCAAAAGGCTTTTGCTATTCTGGTGGAGCTAACTGAAGTAATTCACTTGTTATTTGCccatgatatttttcaaaatttgttaaaTCACacatttttcatatgcatttttcttTCAGCGAAACCCTTCCTTGGACTCCCACATACCAGGACCCTTATAGCACCAAACTGCcctctattatttttctcttttatttgggTGGTTGAACTGCATGcctttttaatgaaaaaaattgatttactTCTTTTTCCCCTCCATCTACATTTTGTTTTCGTGTCAAGCGTGATCCTGAATTCTTTTTTATCATTTATGCAGCTGAGACGCAAGTGGTTGCGGGACCTATCTTAGTTTCTTCCTTGTTCCTGTTTCCGTTAAAATTGTATTCTACATCTATC is a genomic window of Arachis ipaensis cultivar K30076 chromosome B06, Araip1.1, whole genome shotgun sequence containing:
- the LOC107605122 gene encoding protein ROOT PRIMORDIUM DEFECTIVE 1 isoform X2; its protein translation is MALPSKLPRQFILVRTFVNAKVKWVRDLYLDNAILKEKDLKQVVSFKNEIVSSTSKSLSLYNASLLKDPLNLSMTTTKFIDKYHCIFMQFQPDRGFPPHVKLTPHALCLHKEEMDIYNCPINRVDFVHRIARLLMLAGMGKLPLYVIDKLKWDLGLPHDYVKTLLADYPDYFDVCSIEDPSSGKEMLALELVSWRKELSVSDLEKRAMSLDYCGDKRRHDISFPMFYPKGFDLEKRVKSWVENWQKLPYISPYEDAFHLDLSSDLAEKWIVAILHELLCLLVSKKTERGNLLCYGECLGLDSRFKKALVHHPGIFYISNKIRTQTVVLREAYRKDVLIRKHPLMGMRFRYIHLMTKTQKHHRQVELKDNSQIEA